A stretch of the Theileria equi strain WA chromosome 1, complete sequence genome encodes the following:
- a CDS encoding hypothetical protein (encoded by transcript BEWA_025980A), producing MIMHYCGVGLHVFVIITQRSYNKQFHKVPANREELLKHELELPENKFAFT from the exons ATGATCATGCACTATTGTGGAGTTGGTTTGCATGTTTTTGTAATTATTACCCAAAG GAGTTACAATAAACAGTTCCACAAGGTGCCTGCGAACCGTGAGGAGCTGCTCAAACATGAGCTAGAATTGCCAGAAAACAAATTTGCATTCACATAA
- a CDS encoding hypothetical protein (encoded by transcript BEWA_025970A): MNNMEYKPYRIAISRKVTTCINAVAGTTRQVDLSFSTISAILNECGHNDLKIYAIFRIVQNVLDMCEPGCQIYLNKKSVWPFAHLIRGLLTLSDYARVSVQFRGCLLVKMLKLFANS; the protein is encoded by the exons ATGAATAACATGGAATATAAACCATACAGAATCGCAATTTCTAGAAAAGTAACGACATGTATAAACGCAGTTGCAGGTACAACGAGGCAGGTTgatttatccttttccacAATTTCTGCCATTTTAAATGAATGTGGTCACAATGACCTAAAGATTTATGCCATATTTAGaattgtacaaaatgtgCTCGATATGTGCGAGCCAGGCTGTCAAATTTACCTCAATAAAAAATCAGTTTGGCCATTTGCACACTTGATACGCGGCTTACTCACACTAAGTGACTATGCAAGG GTCTCTGTGCAATTCCGAGGTTGTCTATTGGTGAAGATGTTGAAACTCTTTGCAAACTCATGA